A stretch of DNA from Coccidioides posadasii str. Silveira chromosome 1, complete sequence:
GTCCGACGAGTTCTTTTTACAAGTTGATGCAATTCCATTGTCGGAATTTGAACGATTCGCTTTATCTCTGTGCATTTCGGATACTGCGTACAAAAACCGATCACTTTAATTCTAGGACGATTTCATCACAGTTGATACTGTACTTGGCTATAGTGAGCTACTCGCTATTAATACCGCCAACATGGTCCCAATGAAGCCATTGAATTTGTTCCTCAGGGCGTTGCAGGTATGCACTTATCCAAATTGACCATGATTACATTCGTTGTAGCTATGTATGGGTGTTTTGCTGATGTACGTGATTCTATTTGATCTAGGTTGCATTCGCAACCATTGTGATGGGCCTGATCGGTGATATGTTGAATGACTACGATGACCACAGTCAGTCGACAGTGAACTATGTTATGTTCGCAGTAGCTTTCTCATTGGCAACGCTATTCTATCTCATAGCTGCTAATGCCAGTGAGATGTTCATGATTCACCCAGTCATTTTGTTCCTTGTGGACTTGTTGAACACACTTTTCATCTTCTGCGCTGCTGTGGCGCTGCCATCGAAATTGCATGTGCCAGATTGCAGTAATGATGTATGTTCATGATTGCCttggaagaaaagaaggcaagGACTTTGAATACTGACGCCTTTCATTCCAGGATGAGCTCCGTGACAACTCTATCACGAAGCAGTCACGATCTCTGTCGAAGACTTGCCGCGAGGCGAAGGCATCAACTGCTTTTCTTTGGTTCTTGTGGTTTACCTTCCTCCTCACCACGATCTTCTCAGGAATGACTATGACTGGGGGATGGATGGGTATTAGCCGCCGGGCGCATCGACGATCATCCCGAGTTGCGCCGCAGCCAACGATGTCTCAAGTCTGAACGAAAGTATTGCGGGCTGTGGGTATATGGTTGGCAGTGACTGGCCTGCTCGATCACTACCTTCTAGAAACGGTTGACTGCTTTAGAAGAGGGGAGATAACGCATAAGATGGAGTTGGGGCGGAAAGGTATCTCTTCGTATAAAGCTGGAGTTTTGATGTGACTTTGGTTGATTGGATGTGGGTGAGTTGCACGAGAGTCATAGGAAGACTTtcggaaaaaggaaaaaaagaaaaaaaaaaaggaaaggaa
This window harbors:
- a CDS encoding uncharacterized protein (EggNog:ENOG410PSG0~COG:U~TransMembrane:3 (n9-19c24/25o40-60i72-92o134-158i)~BUSCO:15894at33183), which gives rise to MVPMKPLNLFLRALQVAFATIVMGLIGDMLNDYDDHSQSTVNYVMFAVAFSLATLFYLIAANASEMFMIHPVILFLVDLLNTLFIFCAAVALPSKLHVPDCSNDDELRDNSITKQSRSLSKTCREAKASTAFLWFLWFTFLLTTIFSGMTMTGGWMGISRRAHRRSSRVAPQPTMSQV